The following proteins are encoded in a genomic region of Cricetulus griseus strain 17A/GY chromosome 7, alternate assembly CriGri-PICRH-1.0, whole genome shotgun sequence:
- the LOC113838306 gene encoding transmembrane protein 92-like, with protein MMPEARIPDRALTLLFCLLSCLLSSLQPVSANQVKANCDTMILVFVSLAMMHLFFICGLMKCFCCKCRQPEQNLRSHHQTPPEALTTASLEIWVPTLDPPPPYDQVVMKPVEPPPPYSLMPEDPVGPMRDTENTAV; from the exons ATGATGCCTGAGGCCAGGATCCCAGACCGTGCCCTCACCTTGCTCTTCTGCCTGCTTTCCTGCCTGCTCTCCAGTCTCCAACCAGTAAGCGCCAACCAG GTTAAAGCTAACTGTGACACCAT GATCCTGGTTTTTGTTTCCCTGGCCATGATGCATCTGTTCTTCATCTGCGGCCTGATGAAGTGCTTCTGTTGCAAGTGCAGACAGCCAGAGCAGAACCTCAGAAGCCATCATCAGACACCTCCAGAAGCACTGACCACGGCTTCCCTAGAGATCTGGGTCCCCACCTTGGATCCCCCTCCACCCTATGATCAG GTCGTCATGAAGCCTGTAGAACCTCCTCCTCCCTACAGCCTCATGCCTGAGGACCCGGTTGGTCCAATGAGAGACACTGAAAACACAGCAGTTTGA